From a region of the Trichocoleus desertorum ATA4-8-CV12 genome:
- a CDS encoding manganese catalase family protein, which yields MFFHKKEPIHTVQVSEPNPRFAQLMLEQFGGATGELSAALQYWVQSFHVENAGIRDMLQDIAIEEFSHLEMVGKLIEVHTKDVDQTEAYKSTLFAVRGKGPHFLDSQGNNWTASYLNEGGDVVRDLRANIAAEAGARQTYEELIKLCTDEGTKKTLVHLLTREISHTQMFMKALDSMGKLTDPMFGNIQPDETVALYFNLSTDGDKPDERGPWNSEPTFQYVADPLNSK from the coding sequence ATGTTTTTTCATAAAAAAGAACCCATCCATACCGTTCAAGTTAGTGAGCCCAATCCTCGTTTTGCTCAGTTGATGCTTGAACAGTTTGGTGGAGCCACCGGAGAGCTCTCAGCCGCCTTACAGTATTGGGTGCAGTCTTTCCATGTGGAGAATGCAGGAATTCGAGACATGCTGCAAGACATCGCGATCGAGGAGTTTAGCCACCTAGAAATGGTAGGCAAACTGATTGAAGTTCATACAAAAGATGTGGATCAAACAGAAGCTTACAAGAGTACACTCTTTGCGGTGCGTGGTAAGGGACCTCATTTTCTAGATAGCCAAGGAAATAACTGGACTGCTAGCTACTTGAATGAAGGCGGAGATGTGGTGCGCGACTTGAGAGCCAATATTGCCGCAGAAGCGGGTGCTCGTCAAACCTACGAAGAGTTAATCAAGTTATGTACCGATGAAGGAACCAAGAAAACCCTCGTTCATCTGTTGACGCGCGAGATTTCACACACTCAGATGTTTATGAAAGCGCTAGATTCTATGGGCAAACTCACTGACCCAATGTTCGGTAACATCCAGCCAGATGAGACGGTAGCGCTCTACTTCAATTTATCGACAGATGGGGATAAGCCAGACGAACGCGGTCCCTGGAACTCTGAACCCACGTTCCAGTATGTGGCTGACCCACTAAATTCTAAATAA
- a CDS encoding DUF4230 domain-containing protein: MSTGAIALTALIMGLGVWRSGQKFWSDFQALWRPAETAPQVDVRSVTLRQIQGVSELSTTVFAMEAIVPTRQDRELAGFVVGTTKLLYIAYGEVQAGVDLEQLQPQDVVVKGEMIQIRLPPPRILDAKIDVTRSQVYDYDRGLLGLGPDVAPDLQTSAERQALEKIVATACREGVLQKANERAQQVVSQLLSTTGYPQVVITTQPPLAETCPVT, encoded by the coding sequence ATGTCAACGGGCGCGATCGCTCTCACAGCTCTAATCATGGGATTGGGAGTTTGGCGCTCTGGTCAGAAATTTTGGTCAGATTTTCAAGCTCTATGGCGTCCTGCGGAAACTGCCCCTCAAGTGGACGTGAGGTCGGTAACATTGAGACAAATTCAGGGGGTTAGTGAGCTGAGTACTACGGTTTTCGCGATGGAGGCGATCGTCCCTACCCGTCAAGACCGTGAGTTGGCAGGGTTTGTGGTTGGTACTACTAAGCTGCTGTACATTGCTTATGGTGAAGTACAAGCAGGCGTTGATTTAGAGCAATTACAACCCCAAGATGTTGTGGTAAAGGGTGAGATGATCCAAATTCGTCTGCCACCCCCACGTATCCTAGATGCCAAGATTGACGTGACGCGATCGCAAGTGTACGACTACGATCGCGGTCTTTTAGGATTAGGGCCAGATGTTGCGCCTGACTTGCAAACCTCAGCCGAGCGACAAGCCCTAGAAAAGATTGTGGCGACAGCTTGCCGAGAGGGAGTCCTACAAAAAGCGAATGAGCGGGCACAGCAAGTAGTTAGTCAGCTCCTGAGCACTACTGGATACCCACAAGTTGTGATTACGACTCAGCCCCCCCTAGCAGAAACTTGCCCTGTAACCTAA
- a CDS encoding VOC family protein, with protein sequence MQSSSPVCNSTLTPGILRRMHHIALNVQDLQASRQFYGTWLGLQELTGDAIPSTLRSLVEAGKVANFVMPDGTVLDLFWEPDLTPPDPDPSRGFTRANHLAFDIEPQLFDQAVTVLHQNQVAIAEGPVTRPTGRGIYFYDPDGFLLEIRCDPELDTNTSA encoded by the coding sequence ATGCAATCGAGTTCTCCAGTCTGCAATTCCACTTTGACTCCTGGCATCTTGCGTCGCATGCATCACATTGCTTTGAATGTGCAAGATCTCCAAGCCTCACGCCAGTTTTACGGCACCTGGCTGGGATTGCAAGAGCTAACCGGAGATGCGATTCCGAGTACCTTGCGATCGCTCGTGGAAGCAGGGAAAGTCGCCAACTTTGTTATGCCCGATGGCACTGTGCTCGATTTGTTTTGGGAACCCGATCTCACACCACCCGACCCAGATCCCAGCCGAGGCTTTACCCGTGCCAATCATTTAGCCTTTGATATTGAGCCGCAATTATTTGACCAAGCCGTAACAGTGCTGCACCAAAATCAAGTCGCGATCGCAGAAGGCCCAGTCACTCGCCCCACCGGACGCGGTATCTACTTTTATGACCCTGATGGCTTCTTGCTGGAGATTCGCTGCGACCCAGAACTAGATACAAATACAAGTGCTTAA
- a CDS encoding threo-3-hydroxy-L-aspartate ammonia-lyase yields MVIPNPPLTSPGPLLVTYDDIASAAQRLMGQATRSPVMTSQTVNQRTQSQVFFKCENFQRTGSFKFRGAYNALAQLGEAQRKQGVLAYSSGNHAQAIALAGKILEIPTTIVMPEDAPAVKQAATREYGAEVILYNRQTTSREELSQSLVRDRGLTLIPPFDHPHVVAGQGTTAKELIEEVGQLDLLLVCCGGGGLLSGCAIAAQALSPQCQVIGVEPARADDATRSFYTRTLQTVHNPDTVADGARTPALGQITFPLVLHYVHDMVTVSEPAILRTMFWLWERLKIVVEPTGALAAAALLEGVVALTNARIGVIISGGNVDLTQIGQMMTKVRKKPKSVKTLPLARELS; encoded by the coding sequence ATGGTAATCCCTAACCCTCCACTCACTTCGCCTGGGCCTTTGTTAGTCACCTATGACGACATTGCTAGCGCGGCCCAAAGGCTAATGGGGCAAGCAACGCGATCGCCTGTCATGACTTCGCAAACTGTGAACCAACGCACTCAGAGCCAAGTTTTCTTTAAGTGCGAGAACTTTCAGCGCACAGGCTCGTTCAAGTTTCGGGGAGCCTATAATGCTCTGGCTCAGCTGGGTGAGGCTCAACGAAAACAAGGTGTTTTGGCTTATTCCTCTGGGAACCATGCTCAAGCGATCGCCCTAGCGGGAAAAATCCTAGAGATTCCTACCACGATCGTCATGCCAGAGGATGCCCCAGCGGTGAAGCAAGCAGCCACGCGAGAGTATGGAGCAGAAGTAATCCTTTACAACCGCCAAACCACCTCACGCGAAGAGTTGAGCCAAAGTTTAGTTCGCGATCGCGGTCTCACCCTAATTCCACCATTCGATCATCCGCATGTTGTGGCAGGTCAGGGCACTACAGCCAAGGAATTGATTGAGGAGGTGGGACAATTAGATCTCCTTCTCGTTTGTTGTGGAGGTGGAGGCTTGCTGTCTGGTTGCGCGATCGCGGCTCAGGCTCTTTCTCCTCAATGTCAAGTGATTGGCGTAGAACCCGCCCGCGCCGATGATGCCACCCGCTCTTTTTATACCCGGACTTTGCAAACGGTTCACAACCCTGACACAGTGGCTGATGGAGCTAGAACCCCTGCTTTGGGTCAGATTACTTTTCCTTTAGTCTTGCACTACGTCCATGACATGGTGACGGTTTCAGAACCCGCAATTTTGCGAACCATGTTCTGGCTCTGGGAACGTCTCAAAATTGTGGTAGAACCCACGGGAGCTTTAGCAGCAGCGGCTCTGTTAGAAGGAGTCGTGGCGCTAACCAATGCTCGCATCGGGGTGATTATTAGTGGCGGTAACGTAGACTTAACGCAAATCGGCCAAATGATGACAAAAGTCCGAAAAAAGCCCAAGTCAGTGAAGACTTTACCCCTGGCTAGAGAGCTGAGTTGA